A single region of the Paraburkholderia sp. SOS3 genome encodes:
- a CDS encoding alpha/beta fold hydrolase, with protein MPTDKPSFLLIHGAWHGASTWRHLAPLLEARGHIVRAYDLPGAGAHAKQPASYLRQPRDNETFAAEPTLNTGISQDDRTQAAIGWIEDMHRQTALPVIPVGHSLGGVTVTGVAQARPELVHAAVYLAAYLVPPGQVPAKIRAHPTMNNSLIGLLSRSDPLKTGASRIDPRSPDPAYRDLLRYAFYGDIDDAALDDELSLLHCDEPVSALVAPSEMTRERFGSVPRHYIRTASDASMMPIAQDHLISAVDVAMGNATIVHTLSSGHSPHVTQPAALAALLCAIAADV; from the coding sequence ATGCCTACCGATAAACCATCATTCCTGCTGATTCACGGCGCCTGGCACGGCGCTTCCACATGGCGTCATCTGGCTCCGCTGCTCGAAGCGCGCGGCCATATCGTGCGCGCGTACGACCTGCCCGGCGCGGGCGCGCACGCGAAGCAGCCGGCGTCGTATCTGCGGCAGCCACGCGATAACGAAACGTTCGCGGCCGAACCGACCTTGAATACAGGAATATCGCAGGACGACCGTACGCAGGCCGCGATTGGATGGATCGAGGACATGCATCGGCAAACGGCCTTGCCCGTGATTCCGGTCGGCCATTCGCTCGGCGGAGTGACGGTTACCGGCGTTGCACAAGCGCGTCCCGAACTCGTGCATGCGGCAGTCTATCTGGCCGCATACCTGGTGCCGCCCGGCCAGGTGCCCGCAAAGATTCGCGCACATCCAACCATGAACAACTCGCTGATCGGCTTGTTGAGCAGAAGCGATCCGTTAAAGACCGGTGCGTCACGCATCGATCCGCGCAGTCCGGACCCCGCATATCGCGATTTACTCAGGTACGCCTTCTACGGCGACATCGACGACGCGGCACTCGACGACGAACTTTCGCTGCTGCATTGCGACGAGCCGGTAAGCGCGCTTGTTGCGCCATCCGAAATGACGCGCGAACGCTTCGGCAGTGTGCCGCGGCACTACATCCGAACGGCCAGCGATGCGTCGATGATGCCCATTGCACAAGACCATTTGATCTCGGCTGTCGACGTGGCAATGGGCAATGCAACCATCGTTCATACGCTATCGTCCGGCCATTCGCCGCACGTGACGCAGCCCGCCGCGCTGGCCGCATTGCTGTGCGCGATCGCGGCGGACGTCTAG